In one window of Tubulanus polymorphus chromosome 3, tnTubPoly1.2, whole genome shotgun sequence DNA:
- the LOC141902470 gene encoding uncharacterized protein LOC141902470 yields the protein MDISDENLCFLKFKQKLSECFTLFHLMTPSLRLKTWLHWQEMTEFMCNEIKILRDKQQLSALKINTDNSNLEPDIFVRTEKDDNGTEQTVGLESIKKLDHREFLEFDTLKLDELNRANNNTSSQAQEKNVLRELKKPENSVKSDLTLLNGAENHNGGAVRTIHVVRLPIPVSEQVGEKTESSNKKDSIDGLVCEICRKTYRTKANLKRHHRRAHNPEKSFVKCPECSKHLSSKVALTIHMRSHRGERPYSCTKCDAKFTQRASLNYHLKIHTGEKSHLCDLCGKTFRQKSNLIMHKKRHLQVKDFRCDVCNREFVTKGDMERHKLSHTGDRLHLCCFCAKTFTRATYLQEHMNLHTGEKPHRCKHCDECFADSSSLSRHHKRFHAESPTGNSDKTDVEADNLLPPSFIDMNDLHNVQNYCGDEQPSSDQIYLGQNMDLSVISYLPTQSDMNLI from the exons ATGgatatttcagatgaaaaCCTGTGTTTTTTGAAGTTCAAACAAAAG CTATCTGAATGCTTCACGTTATTCCACTTAATGACACCATCATTGCGTTTGAAAACATGGCTGCATTGGCAAGAGATGACAGAATTCATGTgtaatgaaatcaaaattttgcgggacaaacaacaattatccgcattgaaaattaacaccgataattcaaatctagaacCCGATATTTTTGTACGGACAGAAAAAGACGATAACGGAACTGAACAAACTGTTGGTTTAGAAAGTATAAAAAAATTAGATCATCGAGAGTTTTTAGAGTTTGACACTTTAAAATTGGATGAACTAAATAGAGCCAACAATAATACTAGTTCTCAGGCTCAAGAGAAGAATGTTCTTCGGGAATTGAaaaagccagaaaattctgtcaAGTCAGATCTGACATTATTGAATGGAGCGGAGAACCACAATGGTGGTGCTGTCCGGACTATTCATGTTGTACGATTACCGATACCAGTTTCAGAACAAGTAGGAGAAAAAACCGAATCCAGTAATAAAAAAG ACTCGATCGATGGTTTGGTATGCGAGATCTGCAGAAAAACGTATCGCACGAAAGCTAACCTGAAACGTCATCACCGACGCGCTCATAATCCTGAGAAAAGTTTCGTCAAATGTCCCGAATGTTCGAAGCATCTATCAAGTAAAGTGGCACTGACGATTCATATGCGTTCTCACAGAGGCGAACGGCCATACAG TTGCACGAAATGCGACGCCAAATTTACGCAGCGCGCTTCGTTGAattatcatctgaaaattcacACGGGTGAAAAATCTCATCTATGCGATCTGTGCGGCAAGACGTTTCGTCAGAAATCGAATCTCATCATGCATAAGAAACGTCACCTGCAGGTGAAAGATTTTCGTTGCGACGTCTGCAACCGAGAATTCGTTACTAAAG GTGATATGGAACGACACAAGTTATCACATACCGGCGACCGACTTCATCTGTGTTGTTTTTGCGCGAAGACGTTCACGCGCGCTACTTACTTGCAGGAACACATGAATCTACACACCGGAGAGAAGCCTCATAGGTGTAAACATTGCGACGAGTGTTTCGCGGACTCTTCGTCGCTGTCGCGTCATCACAAACGTTTCCACGCCGAATCTCCGACTGGAAATTCCGACAAAACCGACGTCGAAGCGGACAATTTACTCCCGCCTTCGTTTATCGATATGAACGATCTGCACAATGTACAGAACTATTGCGGCGACGAACAGCCCAGCTCGGATCAAATTTACCTCGGGCAAAATATGGATCTTTCTGTGATTAGTTATCTACCAACTCAAAGCGATATGAATCTCATTTGA
- the LOC141901047 gene encoding uncharacterized protein LOC141901047, translating into MAEKDWYKYKDNSCSAPVGKSCGHFTQVIWKDTTRVGCFNKVCDTSDPTRKANYVVCNYETPGNMPNQKPY; encoded by the exons ATGGCCGAGAAGGATTggtataaatataaagataattcTTGTTCGGCGCCAGTTGGAAAATCATGCGGCCATTTCACCCAG GTAATCTGGAAAGATACGACTCGGGTAGGCTGTTTTAACAAGGTTTGCGACACCTCGGACCCCACACGTAAAGCGAACTATGTTGTCTGTAATTATGAAACACC CGGTAACATGCCCAACCAGAAGCCTTActag
- the LOC141901300 gene encoding rotatin-like: MTSKVDLKLLFSKLGHKLEEIRVRALKNICSKLEHKVICAADLIQEKQLFIALLEWFNFPSVSEEDEVLKLILCLSKHSSGAQILLDIGAVAFFSNLRRNSEQGRITVIDEIVENLFKLPEGKEPEQEGTPCLFIRNENQPPSRNEPWKYDPNRDGAQVGYFSQNNSQDENELNKESDSESGFKFPCYPWLSLTATDRHVLESTNSSLCSKDEDHVVSACEFLCDVVFPDFPAEIFIQRPAIVKSLLSLLKLSEEKYVRAAVEASNTLSRLSAALHSRLRYYQDPIFYTPKADVSVSNSSSSDPSNSSSSQLLSHGRLRGDGRDGESSSARSSRSNSSSSHPPPISGSHLEDRNDIMTLQFNQVSLPHYCVMVIIRATENLCSDSEKIVAKSLDLLHETLKLLMETITESIWTDHAAASKELVENLKECLENISNALQHHHHLVAGQVEGNDISMHRMAYVGTGVFLSQLMISLIPVSVVEHVLPDSLKAELFNLVFDEAIAQTYSNIRHSLIPYLAIVSPDEYMIYQSVMKVCLSMQSTCKFLLDSQNAEDADLSSCLAMAEDSLSSVRYHRSKNLILQLVKLASQICRQDADRALLEGSQSVLLKYLAFPVPQIRQMTYTAVLDMVKNCLNVEEAATPNSNRSAGIRFLINQHMLYEMCCFGMTDSQADVSSIAQELVLYLLQSELLLPGDQWQTVLQTVTTVLPILQGFSDAYTPLGQCVIGLVQPDPHSQTSVVPRLERLRGTLRMLFSAESRVRSEGLSRLAWFMTHEEGITKLPSFAQLDISKISSRFVIDNPIPIHPSGSPITVFTSDEMLKVFEIFHSTTVEAKVKKSAADQLAIMMQDGTLHKAFMRRGGLDKIFEIINAAIVKPTMSEQQNHQDIKHLLTPCVTMLQYLLYYDSSLRHRLSHEMDTYLPIVRSSLMLADDGTMKTSAACVLALMLFDEVSAMDVWNEDDHRKGFSVPAFVMDRFKFPFACNTHHITSPHRISSPPVGGDPLQAGMPAEMLRCAWNVAWHGDIELLLKNISRIDSFREDPSEYSQKLLLSAIDKLLLKSTYLPTCLLNAIYGVMNAHTHEAVQSSIIRLKSYLTCSKPFADSSLLHKLKIPEAFQRFLQVIPASGHDEKLLAEILSLFRTILNWAPDIDVRLASWMQQILDQPKGPIMNMLARPDARGEMGEKVLGISMQTVRHLNRHLLMFVDIVVSQLSYSDQPRKLTEPGAGDLAQNLCSKLNVSDAPHFYNLSALETTIQCLMHITARPGWSDGLSVEDGSTGCEQLLSCLLEVISAFHLGRADVSLTYMGRGVTKCAAICLNQLAQEMAVVSNDKDWPLKWLFTQQEKEAQAGLHWLFPLWAYRDPIVRCAGLGIAVTLSSTSIGQATLVTSCQHLNSGIWGIALDILLDHYECSMVRRQAALLLINLTSQPMPSGIAEAVQNVWQGPVVQNEENGVSLVGTSALLILLHHRQFYQEILILLANYYPHPAIQPTSVTSTTPSGNSSQTTEITGTPGSGSSNVSNAADQTISIINSTINEALKDETELKQAGQVLTSTPDEVLKQNVSGSLTPASRRSTPRVARASPRMSPRAAGQGHMYRAASRAASSIDSEPMPEYQAVATPALVAGVCHLLTNLVTIVPHDTMLFLQRENILQVLLCMLEDELLEAYCAELRTAPDKRYYTVFSDIMDMYAKALVLLQACCYHDVQFRALLHQYTDRMKKVAKLLAVNSDGTTDVISSCNEMKQQVYNFFSTLLSLGRRQAFTDLTNVFVPLWDILTDSMTNIIGSKTEMSIQVSCLHAMALIFKEGGKINSKGPEYNGMAMTDVLAESKKSVKAGESQATGSILCETLVTAYDSVAMQVSNQDSVEKLAVIGALKSLLAVSQDAKQYALDAGLVESIAEHIKHTHAKLNAESLQLGRSSNKSKKEEQLMHELIMTFDLLRNFMYQNYDVKASCHQCGLSSILHKMWSWCLIDGKLMNATLSLIATYCARCPNACSSLAFTSPVAVSDVPGPRTQHSNNSMVHCLIKQVANKNVTKENSSTLKLIYDILATLMQSAECRGILWKSNFLLKFSTMAPKKTTNAGKKPKEKQMEEMCWLQLLANLSFSTEGQQMILKIKDSVNILIDFCHTTSTQYMNYAVLILRNLCFHAVNKPKLLSNEKLLPCFVTCLKSKNDQIIAIATSALHALLHNNQKARVNMKNAFIPQRIQECSERLNADTHRKILESMMAVLVLIKD, translated from the exons ATGACGAGTAAAGTCGATTTAAAGCTTCTATTCTCGAAGCTTG gTCACAAACTTGAGGAGATTCGAGTGCGGGCGCTTAAGAACATTTGCTCCAAGTTAGAACACAAAGTCATATGCGCAGCGGATTTAATCCAAGAAAAGCAGTTGTTCATCGCTTTATTGGAGTGGTTTAATTTTCCATCAGTGTCTGAAGAAGATGAAGTACTCAAGCTCATTCTTTGCCTTTCAAAA CATTCATCGGGTGCTCAGATTCTGTTGGATATCGGCGCCGTCGCGTTCTTTTCGAACTTGAGACGAAATTCTGAACAGGGCCGAATTACGGTTATCGATGAAATcgttgaaaatttgttcaaacTGCCAGAAGGCAAAGAACCAGAACAGGAAGGTACTCCATGTTTGTTCATTCGAAACGAAA ATCAACCTCCTTCGCGAAATGAACCATGGAAGTATGATCCGAACCGGGACGGAGCCCAAGTTGGATATTTCAGTCAAAACAACTCACAAGATGAGAACGagttgaataaagaatcag attcagaGTCTGGCTTCAAATTTCCATGCTACCCATGGTTATCATTGACTGCAACTGATCGCCATGTGCTTGAATCCACAAATAG TTCATTATGCAGTAAAGATGAGGACCATGTTGTCAGTGCTTGTGAATTCCTTTGTGATGTTGTCTTCCCAGATTTTCCAGCTGAAATCTTCATCCAGAGACCTGCTATAGTAAAG AGTCTTTTGTCATTGCTGAAGTTGTCAGAGGAGAAATACGTTCGAGCTGCGGTTGAAGCATCAAATACACTGTCAAGGCTTAGTGCTGCTCTTCATTCGCGTTTGCGTTATTACCAAGATCCGATATTTTATACTCCTAAAGCTG atgTTTCGGTAAGCAATTCGTCATCTAGTGACCCGAGTAATAGCAGCTCGAGTCAGCTTCTGTCTCACGGTCGGCTTCGCGGCGATGGTCGCGACGGTGAAAGCTCGAGCGCTCGAAGTTCCCGTTCAAATTCATCGAGCAGTCATCCGCCACCGATCAGCGGTAGTCATTTAGAGGATCGCAATGACATCATGACGTTGCAATTCAATCAAGTATCGCTTCCGCATTATTGCGTCATGGTCATTATCAGAGCAACGGAAAACCTGTGTTCAGACAGTGAGAAAATTGTTGCCAAATCGTTGGATTTACTTCACGAAACTTTAAAACTGTTAATGGAGACGATAACGGAAAGCATTTGGACAGACCACGCAGCGGCTTCTAAGGAACTG GTTGAAAACCTCAAGGAATGTTtagagaatatttcaaatgctTTGCAACACCATCATCATCTTGTCGCTGGACAGGTTGAGGGCAATGATATATCTATGCATCGTATGGCGTACGTCGGCACAGGAGTCTTCCTGTCTCAACTGATGATTTCGCTTATTCCTGTCAGTGTT GTGGAACATGTTTTGCCGGACAGTTTGAAAGCtgaattattcaaccttgtattCGATGAGGCGATTGCGCAGACGTACAGTAACATCAGGCATTCGCTTATCCCCTATTTGGCTATCGTCAGTCCAGATGAATACATGATTTATCAGTCGGTGATGAAAGTTTGCCTTTCGATGCAGAGCACTTGCAAGTTTTTGCTCGACTCGCAAAATGCT GAAGATGCTGATCTTTCTTCTTGTCTTGCAATGGCTGAAGATTCACTATCCAGCGTACGTTATCACCGAAGCAAAAATCTTATTTTGCAATTAGTGAAATTAGCATCACAAAT TTGCAGACAAGATGCTGATAGAGCTTTATTAGAAGGAAGTCAAAGCGTGTTGTTGAAGTATCTCGCATTTCCTGTGCCTCAGATAAGACAGATGACATATACAGCAGTTCTCGACATGGTGAAG AATTGTCTCAATGTTGAAGAAGCTGCCACTCCCAACAGTAATAGATCGGCCGGAATCAGATTTCTTATCAATCAACATATGTTGTATGAAATGTGCTGTTTTGGAATGACCGACTCTCAAGCAGATGTATCTTCAATTGCTCAGGAACTAGTGTTATACTTGTTACAAAGCGAGTTACTGCTGCCCGGTGACCAGTGGCAAACTGTACTTCAGACCGTTACTACTGTTTTACCAATATTACAG GGATTCTCCGATGCTTACACTCCACTCGGACAATGTGTCATTGGTCTTGTGCAACCAGATCCACATTCTCAAACATCCGTTGTACCTCGTCTGGAGCGTTTACGAGGCACATTGAGGATGCTGTTCTCCGCTGAGTCAAG AGTGAGATCAGAGGGTTTGTCAAGGTTAGCGTGGTTCATGACACACGAAGAAGGCATCACCAAATTACCATCATTTGCCCAACTGGATATCTCAAAAATATCGAGCAGATTTGTAATCGACAACCCTATCCCAATTCACCCATCTGGATCCCCAATTACTGTCTTTACT TCCGATGAAATGTTGAAAGTcttcgaaatatttcattcaacgACGGTCGAAGCTAAAGTGAAAAAGTCAGCTGCAGATCAACTAGCTATCATGATGCAGG ACGGAACACTTCATAAAGCTTTCATGAGAAGAGGTGGATTGGATAAGATATTTGAGATCATAAATGCTGCTATTGTTAAACCCACGATGTCTGAACAACAAAACCACCAG GATATCAAGCATCTGCTAACCCCGTGTGTTACGATGCTTCAATACTTGTTGTACTATGATTCATCCCTGCGACACCGACTTAGCCATGAAATGGATACATACCTTCCTATTGTTAGAA GTTCTCTGATGCTGGCTGATGATGGTACAATGAAAACATCAGCTGCATGCGTCCTAGCTCTGATGTTGTTTGATGAAGTCTCTGCTATGGATGTTTG GAATGAAGATGATCATAGGAAAGGCTTCAGTGTTCCAGCTTTTGTGATGGATAG attcaaGTTCCCATTTGCTTGCAATACTCATCATATAACAAGCCCTCATCGCATTTCTAGCCCACCGGTTGGTGGGGATCCTCTGCAGGCTGGAATGCCCGCTGAGATGCTGCGCTGTGCGTGGAATGTTGCCTGGCACGGTGACATCGAATTACTTCTGAAAAATATCTCGAGAATCGACAGTTTTCGCGAAGATCCTTCCGA GTATTCTCAGAAGTTATTGTTGTCCGCCATTGATAAACTGCTGTTGAAATCGACATATTTACCTACGTGTCTGTTGAACGCTATCTACGGCGTTATGAATGCTCATACTCATGAAGCTGTTCAGAGTAGTATAATCCGTTTAAAATCGTATCTCACGTGCAGTAAGCCATTCGCCGACAGTAGTTTATTGCATAAACTGAAGATTCCTGAAGCATTTCAAAG GTTTTTACAAGTGATACCTGCCTCGGGACACGATGAGAAACTCCTCGCTGAAATTCTGTCGTTATTTCGCACGATTCTCAACTGGGCGCCAGACATCGACGTTCGTCTCGCCTCGTGGATGCAGCAGATTCTCGACCAGCCGAAAGGACCGATCATGAACATGCTGGCGAGACCTGATGCTCGCGGCGAGATGGGAGAAAAAGTGCTCGGTATTTCAATGCAGACGGTTCGTCATCTTAATCGACACTTGTTGATGTTTGTAGACATAGTTGTTTCACAGCTTTCTTACTCTGATCAACCTAG GAAACTCACCGAACCGGGAGCAGGAGATCTTGCGCAGAATTTATGCAGTAAGCTGAACGTATCTGACGCACCGCATTTCTATAATCTATCGGCTCTAGAAACGACGATCCAGTGTCTGATGCACATAACAGCTCG GCCTGGTTGGTCTGATGGATTATCAGTTGAAGATGGTTCAACAGGATGTGAACAACTATTATCTTGCTTGTTAGAG GTTATCTCTGCATTTCACCTCGGGAGAGCAGACGTATCGTTGACATATATGGGTCGCGGTGTGACGAAATGTGCTGCGATTTGTCTCAACCAGCTGGCTCAAGAAATGGCTGTAGTTTCAAACGATAAg GATTGGCCACTGAAATGGCTGTTCACTCAACAAGAAAAGGAAGCACAAGCTGGTTTACATTGGTTGTTCCCGTTGTGGGCATACAGAGATCCTATC GTTAGATGTGCGGGTTTGGGTATTGCCGTGACGTTGTCTAGCACTTCAATCGGCCAAGCTACTCTGGTTACATCTTGCCAACATCTAAACAGTGGAATCTGGGGCATAGCTTTAGACATTTTGCTGGATCACTACGAATGTAGTATGGTTCGAAGACAG gcCGCGTTGTTGTTGATTAATCTAACGTCACAACCTATGCCAAGTGGAATTGCCGAAGCCGTACAAAATGTATGGCAGGGACCTgttgtacaaaatgaagaaaatggg GTTTCATTGGTTGGAACTTCCGCGTTGTTGATTCTGCTACATCATCGTCAGTTTTATCAGGAGATATTAATCCTGCTCGCGAACTATTACCCGCATCCAGCCATTCAACCGACAAGTGTTACTTCAACGACGCCAAGTGGGAATAGTTCTCAAACGACAGAAATAACTGGCACCCCTGGATCAG gctCAAGTAATGTTAGCAACGCTGCAGATCAAACTATATCCATCATCAACAGTACGATAAATGAAGCTCTCAAGGATGAGACTGAACTTAAACAAGCAGGACAA GTTTTGACATCGACCCCTGATGAGGTATTGAAGCAGAATGTGAGCGGATCTCTTACTCCGGCGTCCCGGCGAAGTACACCACGGGTTGCACGGGCATCACCGCGAATGTCTCCACGAGCTGCTGGTCAAG GTCATATGTATCGTGCGGCATCTCGGGCAGCGAGCAGTATTGATTCAGAACCGATGCCTGAATATCAGGCAGTTGCTACCCCGGCGCTTGTAGCGGGAGTTTGCCACCTGTTGACGAACCTTGTCACAATCGTCCCTCATGACACAATGCTCTTTCTACAGAGAGAGAACATCCTGCAAGTTTTGTTATG TATGTTAGAAGATGAACTATTAGAAGCGTACTGTGCTGAACTACGAACTGCTCCTGATAAACGATACTATACAGTTTTCTCCGATATCATGGACATGTACGCGAAGGCGTTGGTTTTACTACAAGCATGCTGCTATCACGACGTACAGTTCAGAGCTCTGCTTCATCAGTACACAGACAGAATGAAAAAGGTTGCAAAGCTCTTAGCAGTCAATTCAGATG GTACTACTGATGTCATTTCTTCGtgcaatgaaatgaaacagCAAGTATACAACTTCTTCTCAACATTACTGAGTTTAGGCAGGCGACAAGCATTCACTGACCTTACAAATGTTTTCGTACCGCTATGGGATATACTGACAG ATTCAATGACTAACATCATCGGATCGAAGACAGAGATGTCTATACAAGTATCGTGTCTTCACGCAATGGCTCTGATCTTTAAAGAAGGTGGAAAGATAAATAGTAAAGGACCAGAATATAATGGTATGGCGATGACTGATGTGTTGGCTGAAAGCAAGAAATCTg TAAAAGCGGGTGAGAGTCAAGCGACTGGAAGTATCCTGTGCGAGACATTAGTGACGGCATACGATTCTGTGGCAATGCAGGTATCGAATCAAGACAGCGTAGAAAAGCTGGCAGTCATCGGTGCACTGAAATCATTGCTAGCGGTCAGTCAAGATGCCAAACAATATGCTCTAGATG CTGGTCTGGTAGAAAGTATAGCTGAACACATTAAACATACACATGCAAAACTGAATGCCGAGTCGCTACAGCTGGGAAGGTcttcaaacaaatcaaagaaG GAAGAGCAACTCATGCATGAATTGATTATGACTTTTGACTTGCTGAGAAATTTCATGTATCAAAACTATGATGTTAAG GCATCATGTCATCAGTGTGGTTTGAGTAGTATACTTCATAAGATGTGGTCGTGGTGTTTAATTGATGGTAAACTTATGAACGCAACACTTTCTCTGATTGCTACTTATTGCGCCAGGTGTCCCAATG CTTGTAGTTCACTGGCGTTCACATCACCTGTCGCTGTTTCCGATGTTCCCGGACCCAGAACGCAGCACAGTAACAATTCAATGGTCCACTGTCTGATCAAACAGGTCGCTAACAAAAATGTCACGAAAGAGAACAGCTCAACTCTGAAACTGATTTACGATATTCTTGCTACTCTGATGCAGTCTGCAGAATGCCGCGGCATATTGTGGAAG AGTAactttttgttgaaattttcgACCATGGCGCCGAAGAAGACTACAAATGCTGGCAAGAAACCTAAAGAGAAACAAATGGAAGAGATGTGTTGGCTGCAGCTTCTTGCCAATCTTTCATTCTCCACTGAAGGACAGCAGATGATCCTTAAAATTAAAG ATTCAGTGAATATTCTGATTGACTTTTGTCACACGACCTCAACCCAATATATGAACTATGCAGTGCTCATACTCAGAAATCTGTGTTTCCATGCAGTCAATAAACCCAAACTTTTATCAAATG AAAAACTTCTGCCGTGTTTTGTGACATGTCTGAAATCGAAGAATGATCAGATCATTGCCATAGCAACTTCGGCCCTCCATGCGCTGTTGCACAACAATCAGAAGGCTCGCGTGAATATGAAGAACGCTTTCATTCCTCAGCGTATACAAGAATGTTCGGAACGCTTGAACGCAGATACTCATCGCAAAATACTAGAAAGCATGATGGCTGTACTGGTTCTGATCAAAGATTAG
- the LOC141901297 gene encoding eukaryotic translation initiation factor 2 subunit 2-like: MAEDELSFDTSMKKKKKKKMTFDPNLIVDAENTPPAETNVEKPEKEEAENKDDDDLNLDEFDFSKTKKKKKAKKKFDMDDMKEAVEEAEKEDAPVSVDVDDAADIGDDLDLDLGFKGEKKKKKKGKNKKIDVILSEKPDSEQNEEDESGEAWANTDRDYTYDELLQRVFDIMREKNPDILAGEKKRLVMKPPQVMRVGTRRTAFVNFTELCKMLHRQPKHLLAFLLAELGTSGSVDGNNQLIIKGRFQAKQIENVLRRYIKEYVTCHTCRSPDTILQKDTRLFFLQCETCGSRCSVASIKSGFQAVTGKRAAIRAKTT, from the exons ATGGCTGAAGACGAACTG TCATTTGACACTTCTatgaagaagaagaaaaagaagaagatGACGTTCGATCCAAATTTGATCGTTGATGCAGAGAATACGCCCCCAGCTGAGACGAATGTGGAGAAACCAGAAAAGGAAGAGgctgaaaataaagatgatgatg atttgaatttagatgaatttgacttttcgaaaacgaaaaagaagaaaaaagcaAAGAAGAAGTTTGATATGGATGATATGAAAGAGGCTGTGGAG gAAGCAGAAAAAGAGGATGCCCCAGTGTCGGTGGACGTCGACGATGCAGCTGACATCGGTGATGACTTAGATTTAGATTTAGGATTCAAAggcgaaaagaaaaagaagaaaaaaggcAAAAATAAGAAGATCGACGTGATACTGTCCGAAAAACCAGACAGTGAACAAAATG AAGAAGATGAAAGTGGAGAAGCCTGGGCGAATACAGATCGGGATTACACATACGATGAG TTATTACAACGGGTATTCGACATTATGCGCGAGAAGAATCCGGATATTCTAGCGGGCGAGAAAAAACGATTAGTCATGAAACCGCCGCAGGTTATGAGGGTTGGAACCAGGCGAACGGCCTTCGTCAATTTCACAGAACTTTGTAAAAT GTTACACAGACAGCCTAAACATTTATTAGCTTTCTTACTGGCTGAATTGGGTACTAG TGGTTCGGTGGATGGTAACAATCAACTCATTATAAAAGGAAGATTTCAAGCAaaacaaatagaaaatgtaCTAAGAAGATATATTA agGAATACGTGACTTGTCACACGTGTCGGTCGCCGGATACAATCTTACAAAAAGACACTCGTTTATTCTTTCTGCAATGCGAGACATGCGGCTCGCGGTGCAGCGTCGCCAGTATCAAGTCCGGTTTCCAAGCGGTTACTGGCAAACGTGCGGCGATACGAGCGAAAACCACCTAG